From the Harpia harpyja isolate bHarHar1 chromosome 16, bHarHar1 primary haplotype, whole genome shotgun sequence genome, one window contains:
- the LOC128152935 gene encoding cAMP-dependent protein kinase inhibitor alpha-like, producing the protein MTEVEPVLDFASSGRTGRRNALPDILGSPAGVSPSDLPLKLAEMSLNAGSAQEMQSPSAEVPPPQPPSPELKDTS; encoded by the exons ATGACTGAGGTGGAACCCGTGCTGGACTTCGCATCCTCCGGGAGAACGGGCCGGCGCAATGCCCTGCCCGACATCCTGGGCTCGCCGGCCGGCGTCAGCCCCTCTGACCTGCCCCTCAAGCTGGCCGAGATGTCCCTGAACGCAG GCAGCGCCCAGGAGATGCAGTCACCCTCGGCGGAGGTGCCCCCTccacagccccccagccccgagcTGAAGGACACGTCCTAA